A DNA window from Daucus carota subsp. sativus chromosome 3, DH1 v3.0, whole genome shotgun sequence contains the following coding sequences:
- the LOC108210812 gene encoding wax ester synthase/diacylglycerol acyltransferase 11, translating into MKPITTKKMRDDDVGEDDEPLSPAARLFQSSQLNCSIVIVLGSHTFIDVDAVKSGFLNSMAKHPRFSSLFVTDDKNGGKMSWRRTKVDIHKHVIAPELDPSMELADSFVEDYVSNLTNTGLDLTKPLWELHVLNVKTSDANATAVLKLHHSIGDGISIMSLFLASSRKASDPESMPSLPKKKRPGGFWSNCHGFWGVLFTVWTMILMVFNTLVDVMNFAATALFLKDTDTPLKGSAEDIGLSRKRIVHRIVSLDDIKMVKSAMNTTINDVLLGITMAGLSRYLNGKYATRSYQNERDQDRASKKGNHLPANIRFRSTLLYNLRPSTGIESLAEMMEKESKVRWGNLIGYVLLPITIALPDDLLDYVRKAKAIVDRKKLSFEALCSFSVGRVILELFGLKRTSYVMHKIISNTTMSFSNVVGPQEEISFYGHHLSYIAPSVYGQPQALTVHWQSYADKVILVLAVDPDVIPDYNNLCTDFEASLKLIKDAVIQSGATVRVQAKTGHKQD; encoded by the exons ATGAAGCCCATCACAACGAAGAAGATGAGGGATGATGATGTAGGTGAGGATGATGAGCCGTTAAGCCCGGCTGCACGGTTGTTTCAGTCGAGTCAACTAAACTGCTCCATCGTCATCGTCTTGGGCTCCCACACCTTCATCGATGTTGATGCTGTTAAGTCCGGCTTCCTCAATTCTATGGCCAAGCATCCTCGTTTCTCCAGTTTGTTT GTAACTGATGATAAGAATGGTGGGAAAATGAGTTGGAGAAGAACAAAAGTAGACATACATAAGCATGTGATTGCTCCGGAGTTGGATCCAAGCATGGAGTTAGCTGACAGTTTTGTTGAAGATTATGTATCGAATCTTACGAATACGGGATTGGATCTTACAAAGCCATTGTGGGAGCTTCATGTTTTGAATGTCAAGACATCGGATGCTAATGCAACTGCAGTACTTAAACTTCATCATTCAATTGGAGATGGAATTTCTATAATGTCTCTATTTTTAGCTAGTAGCAGAAAGGCTTCTGATCCCGAATCAATGCCAAGTCTTCCGAAGAAAAAAAGGCCAGGTGGCTTTTGGAGTAATTGTCATGGTTTCTGGGGGGTTCTGTTTACTGTTTGGACCATGATTTTAATGGTTTTTAACACTTTGGTGGATGTTATGAATTTTGCTGCTACTGCTTTGTTCTTGAAAGACACAGACACTCCACTCAAAGGCTCTGCAGAGGATATTGGACTGAGTCGTAAAAGAATCGTTCACAGAATCGTTAGTTTAGATGATATAAAGATGGTGAAATCTGCAATGAACACG ACAATTAACGATGTTCTGCTAGGAATAACAATGGCTGGCCTATCTCGCTATCTTAATGGGAAATATG CAACAAGAAGTTATCAGAATGAGAGGGACCAAGATAGAGCAAGCAAAAAGGGGAACCATCTGCCTGCCAATATTCGTTTCCGATCAACTTTATTATATAACCTTAGACCATCAACCGGAATTGAG TCATTGGCTGAGATGATGGAAAAGGAGTCCAAAGTGAGGTGGGGTAACCTTATTGGTTATGTTCTTCTTCCGATTACCATTGCCTTACCTGATGATTTACTAGATTATGTTCGCAAGGCCAAGGCCATTGTTGATAGAAAGAAGCTCTCCTTTGAAGCTCTATGCTCCTTTTCTGTAGGCCGGGTTATACTCGAGTTATTTGGACTTAAG AGAACTTCTTATGTGATGCACAAAATCATATCAAACACAACGATGTCCTTCTCAAACGTTGTTGGTCCGCAAGAAGAGATTAGCTTCTACGGCCATCACTTGTCTTACATTGCTCCTAGTGTGTATGGACAACCACAA GCATTGACAGTACATTGGCAGAGCTATGCGGACAAAGTAATACTTGTATTAGCagttgatccagatgtgatacCTGATTATAACAATCTTTGTACTGATTTTGAGGCATCACTTAAACTCATCAAAGACGCTGTCATTCAAAGTGGAGCAACCGTCCGTGTGCAAGCCAAAACCGGTCATAAACAGGACTAG